One Streptomyces sp. NBC_01217 genomic region harbors:
- a CDS encoding L,D-transpeptidase family protein gives MIRSITTSTSRGGMPGRTPGKARHRTRGWAGSTATAALAVLVLTAATTGCEAQPADSASATPSSPPATATDDAKPAAQQSPSPDASSSSPSATATPTPKPDPQGTTLMASGSKGKQVRELQARLRQIGHFDRSPTGYYGTVTVAAVQSFQGKRGLSRTGRTDTVTWQKLLGMTHEPTAAELNPPTTMPVSKPDKRCMTGRVLCISKNSRTLSWMIEGRVVSSMDVRFGSQYTPTREGTFSVYWKSRHHVSTIYHTAMPYAMFFSGGQAVHYSADFAARGYSGASHGCVNVRDEGRIASLFAQVRTGDKVVVYG, from the coding sequence ATGATACGCAGCATCACCACAAGCACATCACGGGGCGGGATGCCGGGCAGGACACCGGGCAAGGCGCGGCACAGGACACGGGGTTGGGCGGGGAGCACGGCCACGGCGGCGCTCGCCGTTCTCGTCCTCACCGCCGCGACCACCGGCTGCGAGGCGCAGCCCGCCGACAGCGCGTCGGCCACCCCGTCGTCGCCGCCCGCCACGGCGACCGACGACGCCAAGCCCGCCGCGCAGCAGTCGCCCTCGCCGGACGCGTCGTCATCGTCCCCGTCGGCCACCGCGACGCCCACGCCGAAGCCGGACCCGCAGGGCACGACGCTGATGGCGAGCGGGTCCAAGGGCAAGCAGGTGCGGGAACTGCAGGCCCGGCTGCGGCAGATCGGCCACTTCGACCGTTCCCCCACCGGCTACTACGGCACCGTCACGGTCGCCGCCGTCCAGTCCTTCCAGGGCAAGCGCGGCCTCTCCCGTACGGGCAGGACGGACACCGTCACCTGGCAGAAGCTGCTCGGCATGACGCACGAGCCGACGGCCGCCGAGCTGAATCCGCCGACCACGATGCCCGTCTCCAAGCCGGACAAGCGCTGCATGACGGGCCGGGTGCTCTGCATCAGCAAGAACAGCCGGACGCTGTCCTGGATGATCGAAGGCCGTGTCGTCTCGTCGATGGACGTCCGCTTCGGCTCCCAGTACACGCCGACCCGCGAGGGCACCTTCTCCGTCTACTGGAAGTCACGGCACCACGTGTCGACGATCTACCACACCGCCATGCCGTACGCGATGTTCTTCAGCGGCGGCCAGGCGGTGCACTACTCGGCCGACTTCGCGGCCCGCGGCTACAGCGGAGCCTCGCACGGCTGCGTCAATGTCCGCGACGAGGGAAGGATCGCCTCGCTCTTCGCCCAGGTGAGGACGGGCGACAAGGTCGTCGTCTACGGATAG
- a CDS encoding acyl-CoA mutase large subunit family protein, which translates to MTRESESGLPIEPVYGPDALDGWNPDDKLGEPGAYPFTRGVYPTMYTGRPWTMRQYAGFGTATESNARYKQLIANGTTGLSVAFDLPTQMGHDSDAAIASGEVGKVGVAIDSIDDMRVLFGGIPLDKVSTSMTINAPAALLLLLYQLVGEEQGVPADRLTGTIQNDVLKEYIARGTYIFPPGPSLRLIADIFKYCRAEIPKWNTISISGYHMAEAGASPAQEIAFTLADGIEYVRTAVAAGMDVDEFAPRLSFFFVARTTILEEVAKFRAARRIWARVMKEEFGAKNPKSLMLRFHTQTAGVQLTAQQPEVNLVRVAVQGLAAVLGGTQSLHTNSFDEAIALPTDKSARLALRTQQVLAYETDVTATVDPFAGSYVVEKMTDAVEAAAADLMLKVEDMGGAVSAIERGFQKSEIERNAYRIALQTDSAERVVVGVNRFQLDEEEPYEPLRVDPAIEAQQAARLAKLRAERDQGAVDTALARLRKAAEGTDNVLYPMKDALRARATVGEVCNALREVWGAYVPSDTF; encoded by the coding sequence ATGACGCGCGAGTCGGAGTCGGGACTGCCCATCGAGCCGGTGTACGGGCCGGACGCACTCGACGGGTGGAACCCCGACGACAAGCTGGGCGAGCCGGGCGCCTACCCCTTCACGCGCGGTGTCTACCCGACGATGTATACCGGCCGGCCGTGGACGATGCGCCAGTACGCGGGTTTCGGTACGGCCACGGAATCCAACGCCCGCTACAAGCAGCTGATCGCCAACGGCACGACGGGCCTCTCCGTCGCCTTCGACCTGCCCACCCAGATGGGCCACGACTCCGACGCGGCGATCGCGTCCGGAGAGGTCGGCAAGGTCGGGGTCGCGATCGACTCGATCGACGACATGCGGGTCCTGTTCGGCGGAATCCCGCTGGACAAGGTCTCCACGTCCATGACGATCAACGCCCCGGCCGCACTGCTGCTCCTCCTCTACCAGCTGGTCGGTGAGGAGCAGGGCGTCCCGGCGGACAGGCTCACCGGCACCATCCAGAACGATGTACTCAAGGAGTACATCGCGCGCGGCACGTACATCTTCCCGCCGGGGCCCTCGCTCCGGCTGATCGCCGACATCTTCAAGTACTGCCGGGCCGAGATCCCGAAGTGGAACACCATCTCCATCTCCGGCTACCACATGGCGGAGGCCGGTGCCTCGCCCGCGCAGGAGATCGCGTTCACCCTCGCCGACGGCATCGAGTACGTCCGTACCGCCGTCGCCGCGGGCATGGACGTCGACGAGTTCGCCCCCCGGCTCTCCTTCTTCTTCGTCGCCCGTACGACGATCCTGGAGGAGGTCGCCAAGTTCCGCGCCGCGCGCCGGATCTGGGCGAGGGTGATGAAGGAGGAGTTCGGCGCGAAGAACCCGAAGTCGCTGATGCTGCGCTTCCACACCCAGACCGCGGGTGTCCAGCTCACCGCCCAGCAGCCCGAGGTCAACCTGGTGCGCGTCGCCGTCCAGGGCCTGGCCGCGGTCCTCGGCGGTACGCAGTCGCTGCACACCAACTCCTTCGACGAGGCGATCGCCCTCCCGACCGACAAGTCCGCCCGCCTCGCCCTGCGCACCCAGCAGGTCCTGGCTTACGAGACGGACGTCACCGCGACGGTCGACCCGTTCGCGGGTTCGTACGTCGTCGAGAAGATGACGGATGCCGTCGAGGCTGCAGCCGCGGACCTCATGCTCAAGGTCGAGGACATGGGCGGCGCGGTCAGCGCGATCGAGCGCGGCTTCCAGAAGAGCGAGATCGAGCGCAACGCGTACCGGATCGCCCTGCAGACCGACAGTGCGGAGCGCGTGGTCGTCGGCGTCAACCGCTTCCAGCTCGACGAGGAGGAGCCGTACGAGCCCCTGCGCGTCGACCCCGCGATCGAGGCCCAGCAGGCGGCCCGCCTGGCGAAGCTCCGCGCCGAACGCGACCAGGGCGCGGTGGACACGGCGCTGGCCCGGCTGCGCAAGGCGGCCGAGGGCACGGACAACGTCCTGTACCCGATGAAGGACGCCCTCAGGGCGCGGGCGACGGTGGGCGAGGTCTGCAACGCGCTGCGGGAGGTGTGGGGGGCGTATGTGCCTTCGGACACGTTTTGA
- a CDS encoding Uma2 family endonuclease yields the protein MAVIQHEEQVRVQEQPELTLGEAAEQLARSLPGHRVEILQGRLTVTPPADVSHALALSWLGEEFGARARTVGLRLVQGVGLWLPSGPEDYAIPDLSVVEADIKDAHVMKNCYAAHAFRMVVEVTSTNWSDDLGPKVEDYAQAGIPVYVVVDRKHDQVLLCSDPRSGEYKNKVPHKRGTSFTVPDVVGVEMKLSVDRLLDGDED from the coding sequence GTGGCCGTAATACAGCACGAGGAGCAGGTGCGGGTGCAGGAACAGCCCGAGCTGACGCTTGGCGAGGCAGCCGAACAGCTCGCACGCTCGCTGCCTGGGCATCGCGTGGAGATTCTCCAGGGGAGGCTCACTGTGACTCCACCGGCGGACGTATCGCATGCCCTGGCTCTGTCTTGGCTTGGCGAGGAATTCGGAGCCCGGGCACGCACGGTGGGGCTCAGGCTCGTTCAGGGGGTCGGGCTGTGGCTGCCCTCCGGGCCGGAGGACTACGCGATTCCTGACTTGTCTGTCGTCGAGGCCGACATCAAGGACGCCCATGTAATGAAGAACTGCTACGCCGCCCATGCCTTCCGCATGGTGGTGGAGGTGACCTCGACCAACTGGTCGGACGACCTCGGACCCAAGGTCGAGGATTACGCTCAGGCCGGCATTCCTGTCTACGTCGTCGTCGATCGCAAGCACGATCAGGTGCTGCTCTGCAGTGACCCACGGAGCGGCGAGTACAAGAACAAGGTGCCCCACAAGCGTGGGACCTCGTTCACCGTGCCGGACGTGGTCGGTGTCGAGATGAAGCTCTCCGTGGACCGCCTCCTCGACGGCGACGAGGACTGA
- the leuE gene encoding leucine efflux protein LeuE, which translates to MLGVTDLPTYLAGLVLIVLLPGPNSLYVLSVAARRGVRTGYVAAAGVWTGDTVLMTLSALGASSLLQTTPVLFAVVKFAGAGYLTWLAIGMLRAALVMWRERHRRMAELTEEAAAPGAAASMERPYRRALVVSLFNPKAILFLISFFVQFVDPGYAYPALSFLVLGTLLQIASFLYLSMLIFGGTRLSAAFRRRRRLSAGATSAAGLLFLGFAAKLSLSSV; encoded by the coding sequence ATGCTCGGTGTCACGGACCTTCCGACCTATCTCGCCGGCCTCGTGCTGATCGTTCTTCTGCCGGGGCCGAATTCGCTGTACGTGCTGTCCGTCGCCGCCCGGCGCGGTGTGCGGACCGGTTATGTGGCCGCGGCCGGTGTGTGGACCGGGGACACCGTGCTGATGACGCTGTCCGCGCTGGGGGCCTCGTCGCTGTTGCAGACGACGCCGGTGCTGTTCGCCGTCGTCAAGTTCGCGGGTGCGGGCTATCTGACCTGGTTGGCGATCGGCATGCTGCGGGCCGCGTTGGTCATGTGGCGCGAGCGGCACCGGCGGATGGCCGAGCTGACGGAGGAGGCCGCCGCGCCCGGGGCCGCCGCCTCGATGGAGCGGCCGTACCGCCGGGCGCTGGTGGTCAGCCTCTTCAACCCGAAGGCGATCCTGTTCCTGATCTCGTTCTTCGTGCAGTTCGTCGACCCCGGCTACGCCTACCCGGCGCTGTCCTTCCTGGTGCTGGGCACTCTGCTGCAGATCGCCAGCTTCCTCTATCTGTCGATGCTGATATTCGGCGGCACCCGCCTGTCCGCCGCGTTCCGCCGTCGCAGGCGGCTTTCGGCGGGGGCCACTTCGGCGGCCGGTCTGCTCTTCCTGGGATTCGCCGCGAAGCTCTCGCTCAGCAGCGTGTGA
- a CDS encoding FAD-dependent monooxygenase — protein MELNSVKETEVLIVGAGPCGLALGCDLARRGVRTLVVEQSPALFPGSRGKGIQPRTREVLDDLGVGDAVREHGGPAPVGLVWQNGERLQEHDMFRRAAPTPAEPYGQPWVLPQWRTQEILLARLRELGGDVAFSTALTGLGQDADGVTAHLDTGAVRASFLVAADGGRSTVRRVLGIAMTGETVDPAPMLVADVRVAEAALDRLNWHVMSGEEGFLTLCPLPGTADFQLVAQFKKGEPDTSPEGVRALVAARTHLTARDITEVRWSSDFRPRAALADRFRDGRVFLAGDAAHVHSPAGGQGLNTSVQDAYNLGWKLGQVLRHGAPAALLDSYEEERRPVAADMLGLSTRIHRGEQERGVATQQLGLGYREGPLSVGRAGALHSGDRAPDGPAGGGGGGRLFDVFRGPHFTLLAVGTDVPLPAFDDDLVRVHRADAYEAYGKGLFLVRPDGYIGWAGEDASGLAQYLAPLGAAPSVTYRPSVTRC, from the coding sequence ATGGAACTTAACAGCGTTAAGGAAACCGAAGTCCTGATCGTCGGCGCCGGTCCCTGTGGTCTGGCCCTCGGCTGCGATCTGGCCCGCCGCGGGGTGCGCACCCTGGTCGTCGAGCAGTCGCCCGCCCTCTTTCCCGGCTCGCGCGGCAAGGGAATCCAGCCGCGCACCAGGGAGGTCCTCGACGACCTCGGGGTCGGCGACGCGGTGCGCGAGCACGGTGGCCCGGCGCCGGTGGGGCTGGTCTGGCAGAACGGGGAGCGGCTGCAGGAGCACGACATGTTCCGCCGTGCGGCCCCGACCCCGGCCGAGCCGTACGGGCAGCCGTGGGTGCTGCCGCAGTGGCGCACCCAGGAGATCCTGCTCGCCCGGCTGCGCGAGCTGGGCGGCGATGTCGCCTTCTCCACCGCGCTGACCGGGCTCGGCCAGGACGCGGACGGCGTCACGGCCCACCTGGACACGGGGGCGGTCCGGGCCTCCTTCCTCGTCGCGGCGGACGGCGGGCGCAGCACGGTCCGGCGGGTGCTGGGGATCGCGATGACGGGCGAGACGGTGGACCCGGCGCCGATGCTGGTCGCCGACGTGCGCGTGGCCGAGGCCGCGCTGGACCGGCTCAACTGGCATGTGATGAGCGGCGAGGAGGGCTTCCTCACGCTCTGCCCGCTGCCCGGGACGGCGGACTTCCAGCTGGTCGCCCAGTTCAAGAAGGGCGAGCCCGACACCTCCCCGGAAGGCGTGCGCGCGCTGGTCGCCGCCCGCACGCACCTGACGGCGCGGGACATCACCGAGGTCCGCTGGTCCTCCGACTTCCGGCCGCGCGCCGCACTGGCCGACCGGTTCCGCGACGGCCGGGTCTTCCTGGCGGGCGACGCCGCCCATGTGCACTCCCCCGCGGGCGGGCAGGGCCTGAACACCAGCGTCCAGGACGCGTACAACCTGGGCTGGAAGCTCGGCCAGGTGCTGCGGCACGGCGCACCGGCGGCCCTGCTCGACAGCTACGAGGAGGAGCGCCGCCCGGTCGCGGCCGACATGCTCGGTCTGTCCACCCGCATCCACCGGGGCGAGCAGGAACGCGGTGTGGCGACCCAGCAGCTGGGCCTCGGCTATCGCGAGGGACCGCTCTCGGTGGGCCGGGCCGGCGCCCTGCACTCCGGGGACCGCGCCCCGGACGGACCGGCGGGCGGGGGCGGGGGCGGGCGCCTCTTCGACGTGTTCCGCGGCCCGCACTTCACGCTGCTGGCGGTCGGCACGGACGTCCCGCTCCCGGCGTTCGACGACGACCTGGTCCGCGTGCATCGCGCGGATGCCTACGAGGCGTACGGAAAGGGCCTGTTCCTCGTCCGCCCCGACGGCTACATCGGCTGGGCGGGCGAGGACGCCTCGGGCCTGGCGCAGTACCTGGCCCCGCTGGGCGCGGCGCCCTCGGTCACGTACCGGCCCTCGGTCACACGCTGCTGA
- a CDS encoding TetR/AcrR family transcriptional regulator C-terminal domain-containing protein produces MGTTKIDRARVADAGLRLLNEVGLDGLTLRAIARELDVKAPALYWHFKDKQALLDEMATVMYRRMLAEDLPGPAPERWQDQLVAYNSALRTALLRYRDGAKVYSGARFTGNDHADGLETHLRTMVDAGFELWQAVRAGITAYSYTMGFVTEEQGVQPMADERRDGFDIGERAQRMAGYPLAAAAGAEIFAQYDERFEDGLRLIVAGIEARYGVR; encoded by the coding sequence GTGGGTACAACGAAGATCGACCGGGCACGCGTGGCCGACGCCGGGCTGCGGCTGCTGAACGAGGTGGGCCTCGACGGGCTCACCCTGCGCGCCATCGCCAGGGAACTGGACGTCAAGGCACCCGCGCTCTACTGGCACTTCAAGGACAAGCAGGCGCTCCTCGACGAGATGGCCACGGTGATGTACCGCCGGATGCTCGCCGAGGACCTGCCCGGCCCGGCCCCGGAGCGCTGGCAGGACCAGCTCGTCGCGTACAACAGCGCCCTGCGCACCGCTCTGCTGCGCTACCGCGACGGGGCGAAGGTCTACAGCGGCGCCAGATTCACCGGCAACGACCACGCCGACGGCCTCGAAACCCATCTGCGGACGATGGTCGACGCCGGGTTCGAGCTGTGGCAGGCCGTCCGGGCGGGCATCACCGCGTACTCGTACACCATGGGTTTCGTCACCGAGGAGCAGGGCGTCCAGCCCATGGCCGACGAGCGGCGCGACGGCTTCGACATCGGTGAGCGCGCGCAGCGGATGGCCGGCTATCCGCTCGCCGCCGCGGCCGGTGCCGAGATCTTCGCCCAGTACGACGAACGCTTCGAGGATGGCCTGCGGCTGATCGTCGCGGGCATCGAGGCGCGGTACGGGGTGCGCTGA
- a CDS encoding acyltransferase family protein — MTITPENPGRTLERVLAAPAPVPAPPRPSSSPPRDRRPARARPRLRALDGLRLVAALMVAAYHYGGRGGDITKAWGTSAASLSPTAHTWFAYGCLGVQIFFVISGFVICMSGWGRSLASFFASRAARLLPAYWAAVLLVTLVFALPAVAYKAVSPSDALVNLTLLQQPLGVDRVLGVCWTLWAEIRFYALFAVCVVLPGASRRRIVLFCAAWTLAAALGKASGEPLAEVVLMPEYAPFFIGGIGLYLVHRNRRDATAWGIVGVSWLLSQHYAVAALWHPAGPHDFSYRSSLVIIAIVTAGFAAVAAVALGALARFDRPWLTVAGALTYPFYLVHEHLGWVAVSALHRRLGIPAGVTAVLTVALMLALAWLLHRYVERWCTPLLRRSLTSGSGRLT, encoded by the coding sequence GTGACCATCACTCCGGAGAATCCGGGCAGGACCCTCGAGCGGGTTCTCGCCGCCCCGGCGCCGGTGCCGGCGCCACCACGCCCGTCGTCGTCGCCGCCCCGGGACCGCCGCCCGGCGCGCGCCAGGCCCCGGCTGCGCGCTCTGGACGGGCTGCGGCTGGTCGCCGCACTGATGGTCGCCGCGTACCACTACGGCGGCCGGGGCGGCGACATCACCAAGGCGTGGGGAACCTCCGCCGCATCCCTGTCCCCCACCGCCCACACCTGGTTCGCCTACGGCTGCCTCGGGGTGCAGATCTTCTTCGTCATCAGCGGCTTCGTGATCTGCATGAGCGGCTGGGGCCGCTCACTGGCCTCGTTCTTCGCCTCCCGGGCGGCCAGGCTGCTGCCCGCGTACTGGGCGGCGGTCCTGCTGGTGACACTGGTCTTCGCGCTGCCCGCTGTGGCGTACAAGGCGGTCTCCCCCAGCGATGCGCTGGTGAACCTGACACTGCTGCAGCAGCCACTGGGCGTGGACCGGGTGCTCGGTGTGTGCTGGACGCTGTGGGCGGAGATCCGCTTCTACGCCCTGTTCGCCGTGTGCGTGGTGCTGCCGGGGGCCAGCAGACGACGGATCGTGCTGTTCTGCGCCGCGTGGACGCTGGCCGCGGCGCTCGGCAAGGCATCCGGCGAGCCTCTGGCCGAGGTGGTCCTGATGCCCGAGTACGCCCCCTTCTTCATCGGCGGCATCGGGCTCTACCTGGTCCACCGCAACCGGCGGGACGCCACGGCCTGGGGCATCGTCGGCGTCAGCTGGCTGCTCAGCCAGCACTACGCGGTGGCCGCGCTGTGGCACCCGGCGGGCCCGCACGACTTCTCGTACCGCTCGTCGCTGGTCATCATCGCGATCGTGACCGCCGGCTTCGCCGCGGTCGCCGCTGTCGCACTCGGCGCCCTCGCCCGCTTCGACCGCCCTTGGCTGACAGTCGCGGGAGCGCTGACCTACCCGTTCTATCTCGTCCATGAACATCTGGGGTGGGTGGCGGTGAGCGCGTTGCACCGGCGGCTCGGCATCCCTGCGGGGGTGACGGCGGTGCTCACGGTGGCGCTGATGCTGGCGCTGGCGTGGCTGCTGCACCGGTACGTGGAGCGGTGGTGCACCCCGCTGCTGCGCAGATCCCTGACGAGCGGGTCGGGCCGCCTGACCTGA
- a CDS encoding glycosyltransferase, translated as MTTTPTTTDAPAPQAPAPANALTGKRRVAFASFVDENYLPGFLALLRSLALSNPAVCEDFIVLHDGLRPASVAQIRALHPRIDFRQVDAAHYDTYAKGDQDNYLVRKAYFILDVFRVRDYDTVITLDTDMVVLDDLGDLLTLRDGLAAVPQFFYGQHKLNSGLLVIQREYLSDEFCAKIDDVGRKGTYELDKHDQGILNAVLDGDFVQLDARYNFVKRRLSGDLPVPDTTAILHFTGRHKPWQGGEAGYGRAEDRWREFELSDAEFHAAYLALPGAKHHDLLVHYGTAHVRRTADPESARRVAAAHIGAGEYQEAADLLGGVRIPVDEAWSHEVLGHALMSVSRYEEARAQLLLAGAAPNRAATAFSRLAQIAWIHGDDATAAQYALEGLGVDPTHRANRLMYQRTKDVAIPVEGPAAEQLAHVAFYMDRQGNAGDKLLPESVRLAFGRDTGPARWHSVHAHRLFDEAALERVNARRGLVIGGGGLFIPDTAPNGNSGWQWNVPDELLDRIDVPVMVYAVGFNAFDGQAYGHGRDRFLSSLRKLVERASFFGLRNHGSIEKVRELLPASLHDKVRFQPCPTTVTRQLVDGWTDPVQRENTVLINAAYDRSGLRFGHDYAHFLAEMATAVKELGKRAEVQCVAHSLDDERIAFDLRREHGIALPVIPMYDFENDEIRATYARTKLVIGMRGHAGMIPFGCGTPIISLISHPKMAYFLSDMERPEWGISVHDRHLGARLVERAAGLLDNHAAAVADVHGRQQELWKVTEANAADLRVIQGGVRV; from the coding sequence ATGACGACGACGCCCACTACGACCGACGCACCCGCACCACAGGCCCCCGCCCCCGCGAACGCACTCACCGGCAAGCGCCGCGTCGCCTTCGCGAGCTTCGTGGACGAGAACTATCTGCCCGGCTTCCTCGCCCTGCTGCGCAGCCTCGCCCTGTCCAACCCGGCGGTCTGCGAGGACTTCATCGTCCTGCACGACGGGCTGCGCCCCGCCTCCGTCGCACAGATCCGGGCGCTGCACCCGCGCATCGACTTCCGCCAGGTCGACGCCGCGCACTACGACACGTACGCCAAGGGCGACCAGGACAACTACCTGGTGCGCAAGGCGTACTTCATCCTTGATGTCTTCCGGGTGCGCGACTACGACACCGTGATCACCCTGGACACCGACATGGTGGTCCTCGACGATCTGGGCGACCTGCTGACGCTGCGCGACGGCCTTGCCGCCGTTCCGCAGTTCTTCTACGGGCAGCACAAGCTCAACAGCGGGCTGCTGGTCATCCAGCGCGAGTATCTGAGCGACGAGTTCTGCGCGAAGATCGACGACGTCGGCCGCAAGGGCACGTACGAACTCGACAAGCACGACCAGGGCATCCTGAACGCCGTGCTCGACGGTGACTTCGTGCAGCTCGACGCCCGCTACAACTTCGTCAAGCGGCGGCTCTCCGGCGACCTCCCGGTGCCCGACACCACCGCGATCCTGCACTTCACCGGTCGGCACAAGCCGTGGCAGGGCGGCGAGGCCGGCTACGGCCGGGCCGAGGACCGCTGGCGCGAATTCGAACTGTCCGACGCCGAGTTCCACGCCGCGTACCTGGCGCTGCCCGGCGCCAAGCACCACGACCTGCTGGTGCACTACGGCACCGCGCACGTCCGGCGCACCGCCGACCCCGAGAGCGCCCGCCGGGTCGCCGCCGCGCACATCGGCGCCGGTGAGTACCAGGAGGCGGCCGACCTGCTCGGCGGCGTCCGGATCCCCGTCGACGAGGCCTGGTCGCACGAGGTGCTCGGCCACGCGCTGATGAGCGTCTCCCGCTACGAGGAGGCCCGCGCCCAGCTCCTGCTGGCCGGCGCCGCCCCCAACCGGGCCGCGACCGCCTTCTCGCGCCTCGCCCAGATCGCCTGGATCCACGGCGACGACGCCACCGCCGCGCAGTACGCCCTCGAAGGGCTCGGCGTCGACCCGACCCACCGGGCGAACCGGCTGATGTACCAGCGGACCAAGGACGTTGCCATTCCCGTCGAGGGACCGGCCGCCGAGCAGCTCGCGCACGTCGCCTTCTACATGGACCGGCAGGGCAACGCCGGGGACAAGCTGCTCCCGGAGAGCGTCCGGTTGGCCTTCGGCCGCGACACCGGCCCGGCCCGCTGGCACTCCGTCCACGCCCACCGGCTCTTCGACGAGGCCGCACTGGAACGGGTCAACGCCCGCCGCGGACTGGTCATCGGCGGCGGTGGCCTCTTCATCCCGGACACCGCGCCGAACGGCAACAGCGGCTGGCAGTGGAACGTCCCCGACGAACTGCTGGACCGGATCGACGTACCCGTCATGGTGTACGCGGTCGGGTTCAACGCCTTCGACGGCCAGGCGTACGGCCACGGCCGGGACCGGTTCCTCTCCTCCCTGCGGAAGCTGGTGGAGCGCGCCTCGTTCTTCGGGCTGCGCAACCACGGCTCGATCGAGAAGGTCCGCGAGCTGCTGCCGGCGTCGCTGCACGACAAGGTCCGCTTCCAGCCCTGCCCGACCACGGTCACCCGGCAGCTGGTGGACGGCTGGACCGACCCCGTACAGCGCGAGAACACCGTGCTCATCAACGCCGCGTACGACCGTTCCGGGCTCCGCTTCGGCCACGACTACGCGCACTTCCTCGCCGAGATGGCCACTGCGGTGAAGGAGCTTGGCAAGCGCGCCGAGGTGCAGTGCGTGGCCCACTCGCTGGACGACGAACGCATCGCCTTCGACCTGCGGCGCGAGCACGGCATCGCGCTGCCGGTGATCCCGATGTACGACTTCGAGAACGACGAGATCCGGGCCACGTATGCCCGGACCAAGCTGGTCATCGGGATGCGCGGGCACGCGGGCATGATCCCGTTCGGCTGCGGTACGCCGATCATCAGCCTGATCTCGCACCCGAAGATGGCGTACTTCCTGTCCGACATGGAGCGGCCCGAGTGGGGCATCTCCGTCCATGACCGGCACCTCGGCGCACGGCTCGTGGAGCGGGCGGCCGGGCTGCTGGACAACCATGCGGCGGCGGTGGCCGATGTGCACGGGCGGCAGCAGGAACTGTGGAAGGTCACCGAGGCGAACGCGGCGGACCTCCGGGTGATTCAGGGAGGCGTGCGCGTCTGA
- a CDS encoding polysialyltransferase family glycosyltransferase has translation MSSIRTRTTQIFFASTLYGAATLAAALDAGVFADADRRILLVSNNAAIPETTPAVDAMPGFDALRGRFDDIVSWNATIAPHHPSGWAPRPDDVPLWERHLRLAWGLGDDDIELAIESIQVNPAMAIAEIFTGVPIDVYADGLMSYGPTRNKIDPLIGTRVRRLLHLDLVPGLKPLLLTEFGVASQIVPTEAFLKVLGELGDAHDVAASVPSVDAPALLLGQYLSALGLISATEEEELHLRMMRGAVGLGHTRLVFKPHPTAPAQWSQAMETEAAKLGAELTVLDSGVLTAPVLAEVLYQRMRPALVVGCFSTALLTASAFYGLPVARVGTETLLERLSPFENSNRVPVTLVDAVVPGLGGRGTATETVVVAPAELNELITAVGFTMQPKIYPNLRSAAERYLSAHLTATTWRYFKRKRLTSLGLPGGVPAQFAFLPRNAAVRRVARRAKSLRRVVRR, from the coding sequence ATGAGCAGCATCCGGACCCGTACGACACAGATCTTTTTCGCCTCCACCCTGTACGGCGCGGCCACGCTCGCCGCCGCCCTGGACGCGGGCGTCTTCGCGGACGCCGATCGCCGCATCCTGCTCGTCTCGAACAACGCGGCGATCCCGGAGACGACACCCGCCGTCGACGCGATGCCCGGTTTCGACGCGTTGCGCGGCCGGTTCGACGACATCGTGTCGTGGAACGCGACCATCGCCCCCCATCACCCGAGCGGCTGGGCCCCGCGCCCCGACGACGTACCGCTGTGGGAGCGGCATCTGCGCCTCGCCTGGGGACTCGGCGACGACGACATCGAGCTCGCCATCGAGTCGATCCAGGTCAACCCGGCGATGGCGATCGCCGAGATCTTCACCGGCGTACCGATCGACGTGTACGCGGACGGGCTGATGAGCTATGGCCCGACCAGGAACAAGATCGACCCGCTGATCGGCACCCGGGTGCGGCGGCTGCTCCACCTCGACCTCGTGCCGGGGCTGAAGCCGTTGCTGCTCACGGAGTTCGGCGTGGCGTCGCAGATCGTGCCGACCGAGGCGTTCCTCAAGGTGCTCGGTGAACTGGGCGACGCGCACGATGTCGCAGCGAGCGTGCCGTCCGTGGACGCGCCCGCGCTGCTGCTCGGCCAGTACCTCTCCGCGCTCGGCCTGATCAGCGCGACGGAGGAGGAGGAGCTGCACCTGCGGATGATGCGCGGCGCGGTCGGACTCGGCCACACCCGCCTGGTGTTCAAGCCGCATCCGACGGCCCCGGCCCAGTGGTCGCAGGCGATGGAGACGGAGGCGGCGAAACTCGGTGCGGAGCTGACCGTGCTGGACTCGGGGGTGCTGACCGCGCCGGTCCTCGCCGAGGTGCTGTACCAGCGGATGCGGCCGGCGCTGGTCGTCGGCTGCTTCTCAACCGCGCTGCTCACCGCGTCCGCGTTCTACGGGCTGCCGGTGGCACGGGTCGGTACAGAGACGCTGCTGGAGCGGCTGTCCCCGTTCGAGAACAGCAACCGGGTTCCGGTCACGCTGGTGGACGCGGTGGTGCCGGGGCTCGGCGGCCGGGGAACGGCCACGGAAACGGTCGTGGTGGCGCCGGCCGAGTTGAACGAACTGATCACCGCGGTCGGCTTCACGATGCAGCCGAAGATCTATCCGAATCTGCGCTCGGCCGCTGAGCGGTATCTCTCCGCCCATCTCACAGCCACGACCTGGCGCTACTTCAAGCGCAAGCGGCTGACGTCGCTGGGGCTGCCCGGCGGGGTTCCAGCGCAGTTCGCGTTCCTGCCGCGGAATGCCGCGGTGCGCAGGGTCGCGCGGCGGGCGAAGTCGTTGCGGAGGGTTGTGCGACGGTAG